The following proteins come from a genomic window of Panicum hallii strain FIL2 chromosome 8, PHallii_v3.1, whole genome shotgun sequence:
- the LOC112902002 gene encoding probably inactive leucine-rich repeat receptor-like protein kinase At5g48380 isoform X1, protein MAKVDDAKMAVRNFCAALLPVLLCSMLCHLCYGSVSDIECLRRVKASIDPSNKLDWKFNNHTEGSICGFRGVDCWNPNENKVLSLHLGSMGLKGGFPDGLENCSSMTSLDLSSNSLSGPIPVDISKRLQYITSLDLSYNSFSGEIPEALANCTYLNAVNLQHNKLTGTLPGQLAALGRLNQFNVADNQLSGQIPSSLGKFPPSNFANQDLCGRPLSNDCSATSSGRTGVIVGSAVGGAVITLIIVAVILFVLLRKMPAKKKEKDVEENKWAKSIKGAKRVKVSMFEKSVSKMKLNDLMKATGDFTKENIIGTGRSGTMYRATLPDGSFLAIKRLQDTQHSESQFTSEMSTLGSVRQRNLVPLLGYCIAKNERLLVYKYMPKGSLYDHLHQQSRDKKALQWSLRLKIAIGTARGLAWLHHSCNPRILHRNISSKCILIDDDYEPKISDFGLARLMNPIDTHLSTFVNGEFGDLGYVAPEYTRTLVATPKGDVYSFGVVLLELVTGEEPTHVSNAPENFKGSLVDWITYLSNNSILQDAVDKSLIGKDNDAELLQCMKVACSCVLPSPKERPTMFEVYQLLRAVGEKYHFSAADDELTMQPQTADPEDELIVAS, encoded by the exons ATGGCGAAAGTAGACGACGCCAAGATGGCTGTAAGGAATTTCTGCGCTGCTCTGCTCCCAGTACTCCTCTGTTCTATGCTATGTCACCTTTGCTATGGCTCAGTAAGTGACATCGAATGCCTGAGAAGGGTGAAAGCATCAATTGATCCCAGCAACAAGTTAGACTGGAAATTCAATAACCATACTGAGGGATCCATATGTGGATTTAGAGGCGTGGACTGCTGGAATCCCAATGAAAACAAGGTTCTTTCTCTTCACCTTGGCAGCATGGGTCTTAAGGGTGGGTTCCCTGATGGACTTGAGAATTGTAGTAGCATGACTTCACTGGATCTCTCAAGCAACAGCCTTTCGGGCCCGATCCCGGTTGATATCTCGAAGCGGCTGCAATACATTACAAGCCTTGATCTGTCATATAATAGCTTCTCAGGGGAGATACCAGAGGCGCTAGCTAACTGTACTTATCTCAATGCTGTTAATTTACAGCATAACAAATTGACTGGAACGCTCCCAGGTCAGCTTGCTGCTCTTGGTCGACTAAATCAGTTTAATGTTGCCGACAATCAGTTGTCAGGGCAGATTCCTTCATCTTTGGGCAAATTTCCACCCTCCAATTTTGCAAATCAAGACCTTTGTGGGAGACCTCTGAGCAATGATTGCAGTGCCACTTCAAGCGGTCGTACAGGGGTAATTGTGGGTTCTGCTGTTGGTGGTGCAGTTATAACTTTAATAATTGTTGCTGTTATTTTGTTCGTTCTCTTACGGAAAATGCCTgccaagaagaaggaaaaggatGTAGAAGAAAATAAGTGGGCCAAGAGTATTAAGGGAGCAAAAAGAGTGAAG GTATCGATGTTTGAGAAATCTGTTTCAAAGATGAAGTTGAATGATCTCATGAAAGCAACAGGCGATTTTACAAAGGAAAACATTATTGGAACTGGTCGATCAGGAACTATGTACAGAGCAACACTCCCAGATGGTTCATTCCTTGCTATCAAGAGGTTGCAGGACACTCAGCATTCAGAGAGCCAGTTCACATCTGAAATGTCAACACTGGGAAGTGTAAGGCAACGTAACTTAGTGCCTCTTTTGGGATACTGCATTGCCAAGAATGAGAGGCTCTTGGTGTACAAATACATGCCCAAGGGTTCTCTTTATGATCATTTACACCAACAAAGTAGAGACAAAAAGGCATTACAATGGTCACTAAGGCTAAAAATTGCCATTGGGACTGCTAGAGGATTGGCATGGCTTCATCACAGTTGCAATCCCCGCATTCTTCATAGGAACATTAGTTCCAAGTGCATATTGATCGATGATGACTATGAGCCTAAGATTTCTGATTTTGGGTTGGCAAGGCTTATGAATCCCATTGATACCCACCTGAGCACATTTGTCAATGGTGAGTTTGGTGACTTGGGTTATGTAGCTCCTGAGTATACACGCACCCTTGTGGCCACTCCAAAAGGGGATGTCTATAGCTTTGGAGTTGTCTTGCTTGAACTTGTTACTGGTGAAGAGCCCACACATGTGTCAAATGCCCCAGAGAACTTCAAAGGCAGTTTGGTGGATTGGATAACTTACCTATCAAACAACTCTATACTTCAGGATGCAGTTGACAAGTCCTTGATTGGGAAGGACAACGATGCTGAGCTGCTTCAATGCATGAAGGTTGCATGCTCTTGTGTGCTTCCTTCTCCGAAGGAACGGCCTACAATGTTTGAAGTTTACCAGCTTCTGAGAGCTGTTGGAGAGAAATATCATTTCAGCGCAGCTGATGATGAATTGACAATGCAACCTCAAACTGCTGATCCTGAAGATGAGCTTATTGTGGCAAGCTAG
- the LOC112902005 gene encoding ankyrin repeat-containing protein NPR4-like — translation MDRRLLGAAVSGDATKIVHLDSEDPSLLHGTTPQGNTCLHIASIHGHEEFCKAFLALSQSLPLLTTINADGEMPLLAAVTTGRVSLASFLLRFCRDQELSAAILNQDKRGCNALHHAVRSGYRELTVELIAAEPALSRAVNQHDESPMFIAVMRNDQDAFEKLLKIPDSAHGGAYGYNALHAAVRNDNAAIASKIMKTRPGLAREENKANRTPMHLAVFWDKINVLRVLLEHDPSLGYVVSSEKEDIPLINFAAHEGNVSAARELLKHCPDAPYRDASGFTCLHHAICSMTEQTEFVEFVLGSPQLRKLVNMRDSNGETPLHHAVRRCNPKIVAALLLHQDIDVTMLHNTGEPAFSRLVHEADEDAKTLNWNEVYTVMMKADPNKDARTIFNLHKDVMSEVTRSTRMNVKSLTQTYTSNTSLVAILITTITFAAAFTLPGGYSTDTGNEGLPIMARKAAFQAFLISDSLAMCSSLAVAFICIIAKWKDFEFLLYYRSFTKKLMWFAYMATTTAFATGLYTVLAPRLQWLAVAICVLTGLLPILTKLLGEWPILKLRFRLGRAFRSELLDMV, via the exons ATGGACAGGCGGCTCCTCGGTGCAGCCGTATCCGGTGATGCTACAAAAATTGTGCACCTGGATTCAGAAGATCCATCCCTGCTGCATGGAACCACTCCGCAGGGGAACACCTGCCTCCACATCGCTTCCATCCATGGCCACGAGGAGTTCTGCAAGGCGTTCCTGGCGCTGAGCCAGTCTCTTCCTCTGCTCACCACCATCAATGCAGACGGCGAGAtgccgctgctcgccgccgtGACAACCGGACGTGTTTCTTTAGCTTCTTTTCTGCTCAGGTTTTGCCGTGATCAGGAGCTGAGCGCGGCGATCTTGAACCAGGACAAACGTGGATGCAACGCGCTGCACCACGCTGTCCGCAGCGGATACAGGGAGCTCACAGTCGAGCTGATAGCAGCAGAGCCAGCCCTGTCGCGGGCCGTGAATCAGCACGACGAGTCGCCCATGTTCATCGCGGTGATGAGAAATGATCAGGATGCCTTCGAGAAGCTGTTGAAGATCCCAGATTCTGCACATGGGGGAGCCTATGGCTACAATGCTCTGCATGCTGCTGTGAGAAACGATAATGCAG CCATCGCTAGTAAGATTATGAAGACACGTCCTGGGCTGGCTAGAGAAGAAAACAAGGCTAACAGAACCCCGATGCACCTGGCTGTTTTTTGGGACAAGATTAACGTGCTAAGAGTATTGTTGGAACATGATCCGTCTTTAGGGTATGTAGTCTCCTCAGAAAAAGAAGACATCCCTCTCATTAATTTTGCTGCACACGAAGGCAATGTTAGTGCTGCTCGAGAGCTTCTTAAACATTGTCCAGATGCTCCCTACCGCGATGCCAGTGGCTTCACTTGTCTGCACCATGCTATATGCAGCATGACAGAACAGACGGAGTTTGTAGAATTTGTCCTGGGTTCGCCTCAACTTCGTAAGCTCGTGAACATGAGAGATTCAAATGGAGAAACTCCTCTCCATCACGCAGTCCGAAGGTGCAATCCGAAGATCGTCGCTGCTTTACTGCTTCATCAAGATATAGACGTCACGATGCTTCACAACACCGGTGAGCCTGCATTCAGCAGATTAGTGCATGAAGCCGACGAAGATGCCAAGACTTTAAACTGG AATGAAGTGTACACGGTTATGATGAAAGCTGATCCTAATAAAGACGCACGTACAATTTTTAATCTTCACAAAGACGTCATGTCTGAAGTGACAAGGTCAACAAGGATGAACGTCAAGTCACTGACACAAACATACACGAGCAACACTTCGCTAGTGGCTATCCTCATCACGACCATTACTTTTGCTGCTGCATTCACTTTGCCCGGAGGATATAGCACTGATACTGGAAACGAGGGGCTTCCCATCATGGCAAGGAAGGCTGCATTTCAAGCATTTTTGATCTCCGACTCCTTGGCGATGTGCTCCTCACTTGCCGTTGCTTTCATATGCATCATAGCGAAGTGGAAGGATTTTGAGTTCTTGCTTTACTACAGATCTTTTACAAAGAAGCTTATGTGGTTTGCTTACATGGCGACCACCACGGCGTTCGCAACTGGTTTATACACAGTCCTGGCTCCTCGTCTACAATGGTTGGCTGTTGCGATTTGCGTTCTGACTGGTTTATTGCCAATTCTTACTAAGCTGCTAGGTGAATGGCCCATCTTGAAACTGAGGTTTCGGCTGGGTCGGGCATTCAGGTCTGAGCTCCTTGATATGGTCTAA